From Sphingopyxis sp. USTB-05, the proteins below share one genomic window:
- a CDS encoding antitoxin Xre/MbcA/ParS toxin-binding domain-containing protein, giving the protein MTSRIQNAEAPSPAEPTPTKGRSNSFFRKSRVPFALEDARRQGDISQLAYLVMGGRDAAVAFLNAENEELGGRPIALATASAEGYEHVAAAIRAWKSTRRSE; this is encoded by the coding sequence ATGACTTCCCGCATACAGAACGCCGAGGCTCCAAGCCCGGCCGAGCCGACGCCGACCAAAGGGCGGTCGAACAGCTTTTTTCGCAAGAGTCGGGTGCCCTTCGCACTTGAGGATGCACGGCGGCAAGGCGATATCAGTCAGCTCGCTTACTTAGTCATGGGTGGCCGCGACGCAGCGGTCGCGTTTCTAAACGCCGAGAATGAGGAACTGGGAGGCCGCCCGATCGCGCTGGCGACCGCCAGTGCCGAAGGTTATGAGCATGTGGCGGCCGCTATACGGGCGTGGAAAAGCACGCGGCGGTCCGAATGA
- a CDS encoding deoxyribodipyrimidine photo-lyase produces the protein MPPTILWLRQDLRTTDHPALLAAIAEGPVIPLYILDDESPETRAIGGAQRWWLHHSLAALDASLRKRGSRLILRRGPAAEMLERVAAEAGSTRAHATRCYEPWWRRCEDALDARLALRLHDGNYLAPPESITNAQGARYRVFTPWYRALLGRMPPALPYAAPDHIPAPEVWPASDNLADWGLTPTSPDWAAGFGDWRPGEKGAWRALRDWLPLAGDYKTRRDFPSLPATSRLSPHLHFGEISPRSIWHALGERDDAGAETFRSELGWREHGINLVDQMPDCGDRNGRPTFDNFGWRSGPGADRDFAAWTRGRTGYPVVDAGMRELWRTGWMHNRVRMVTASFLVKHLLIDWRRGERWFWDTLLDADLGSNAMNWQYVAGTGVDAPVFSRIMSPLLQSERFTMGDYVRTYVPELAHLSDAEITAAHGQDAQVPTYPQPLIGRDAARARALAAWEALRG, from the coding sequence ATGCCGCCCACCATCTTGTGGCTCCGTCAGGACCTCCGCACCACCGACCATCCGGCGCTCCTCGCCGCGATCGCCGAAGGTCCGGTCATTCCGCTCTACATATTGGACGACGAGAGCCCCGAAACGCGCGCGATCGGCGGCGCGCAGCGCTGGTGGCTCCATCACAGTCTCGCCGCGCTCGATGCGAGCCTTCGCAAACGCGGCAGCCGGCTCATCCTGCGCCGCGGCCCTGCCGCTGAAATGCTTGAACGCGTCGCGGCGGAAGCCGGGAGCACAAGGGCTCACGCAACGCGCTGTTACGAGCCCTGGTGGCGGCGCTGCGAGGACGCGCTGGACGCCAGGCTTGCGCTGCGGCTCCATGACGGCAATTATCTTGCGCCGCCCGAGAGCATCACCAATGCGCAAGGCGCCCGCTACCGGGTCTTCACACCATGGTATCGCGCGCTCCTGGGGCGCATGCCCCCCGCCCTTCCCTATGCCGCGCCCGATCATATTCCGGCTCCCGAGGTCTGGCCGGCGTCGGATAATCTTGCCGATTGGGGGCTGACCCCGACCAGCCCGGACTGGGCCGCAGGATTTGGCGACTGGCGCCCGGGCGAGAAGGGCGCATGGCGCGCGCTGCGCGACTGGCTGCCGCTTGCCGGCGACTATAAGACCCGCCGCGATTTTCCTTCGCTCCCCGCGACATCGCGGCTGTCGCCGCATCTTCATTTCGGCGAAATCAGCCCTCGGTCGATCTGGCATGCGCTCGGCGAGCGCGACGATGCGGGCGCCGAAACCTTTCGGTCGGAGCTTGGCTGGCGCGAACATGGCATCAATCTCGTCGACCAGATGCCCGATTGTGGCGATCGGAACGGGCGCCCCACCTTCGATAATTTTGGCTGGCGGAGCGGCCCCGGAGCCGACCGGGACTTCGCCGCCTGGACCCGGGGGCGGACCGGCTACCCGGTGGTCGACGCGGGCATGCGCGAGCTCTGGCGCACGGGCTGGATGCACAACCGCGTGCGGATGGTCACCGCCTCCTTCCTCGTCAAACATCTGCTGATTGATTGGCGCCGCGGTGAGCGCTGGTTCTGGGATACGTTGCTCGACGCCGATCTCGGGTCAAATGCGATGAACTGGCAATATGTTGCGGGCACCGGCGTCGACGCGCCGGTCTTCTCGCGCATCATGTCGCCGCTGCTCCAGAGCGAGCGGTTTACGATGGGAGATTATGTCCGCACTTATGTTCCCGAACTTGCGCATCTGTCGGACGCCGAGATCACCGCCGCTCATGGTCAGGACGCGCAGGTGCCCACCTATCCGCAACCGCTTATCGGGCGCGATGCGGCGCGGGCGCGGGCCCTCGCTGCCTGGGAAGCCCTGCGCGGCTAG
- a CDS encoding nuclear transport factor 2 family protein: protein MPFEGSFADRLALRDLLDTYADAVNRADSEAWAATWDEGGRWSLPGFGIFEGKAKIVDTWRAAMRAFPDIVFRAWPGSIEIHGETAAMRSYTEEIFLRDGALHRTLGIYDDLCRRIDGRWLFAERRFRPLPQPSKGEVQA from the coding sequence ATGCCGTTTGAGGGATCGTTCGCAGACCGGCTGGCGCTTCGCGACCTGCTCGACACCTATGCCGATGCGGTCAACCGTGCCGACAGCGAGGCTTGGGCCGCGACGTGGGACGAAGGCGGCCGATGGTCGCTTCCCGGGTTCGGAATATTCGAGGGCAAGGCGAAGATCGTCGATACCTGGCGCGCGGCGATGCGCGCCTTTCCCGACATCGTCTTTCGCGCCTGGCCCGGATCGATCGAGATCCATGGTGAGACCGCGGCCATGCGATCCTACACCGAGGAAATCTTCCTGCGCGACGGCGCCCTTCACCGGACCCTTGGCATCTATGACGACCTCTGCCGCCGGATCGACGGCCGGTGGCTATTTGCAGAGCGGCGGTTTCGGCCGTTGCCGCAGCCTTCAAAAGGTGAGGTGCAGGCATGA
- the folE gene encoding GTP cyclohydrolase I FolE has protein sequence MLHVPPFSPTVDGAIPPEVLASVETLLRWVGEDPQREGLLDTPQRVARAWRNYCEGYDEDPAVHLSRTFAEVGGYDEIVLLRDIPFQSHCEHHMAPITGKASIAYLPRDRVVGISKLARVLNGYARRLQVQERLTAEVARCIWDNLRPHGVAVVIDAQHGCMTGRGVRTPGVGMVTSRLLGCFLDDQRSRKEVLALMGY, from the coding sequence ATGCTTCACGTGCCCCCTTTCAGTCCCACAGTTGACGGCGCGATACCCCCCGAGGTTCTCGCGTCGGTCGAGACGCTGCTCCGCTGGGTCGGCGAGGACCCTCAGCGCGAAGGCCTGCTCGACACACCGCAGCGCGTCGCACGTGCCTGGAGGAATTATTGCGAGGGTTATGACGAGGATCCGGCGGTGCACCTGTCGCGCACCTTTGCAGAGGTCGGCGGCTATGACGAGATCGTCTTGCTGCGCGACATCCCGTTCCAGTCGCATTGCGAGCATCATATGGCGCCGATCACCGGAAAGGCGTCGATCGCATACCTTCCCCGCGACCGCGTCGTCGGCATCTCCAAGCTCGCGCGCGTACTGAACGGCTATGCACGCCGGCTGCAGGTGCAGGAGCGCCTGACCGCCGAGGTCGCCCGATGCATCTGGGACAATCTCCGTCCGCACGGCGTCGCCGTGGTGATCGACGCCCAGCATGGCTGCATGACCGGGCGCGGCGTGCGCACGCCCGGCGTCGGCATGGTCACGAGCCGGCTCCTCGGCTGCTTCCTCGACGATCAGCGGAGCCGCAAGGAAGTGCTGGCACTGATGGGCTATTGA
- a CDS encoding beta-1,6-N-acetylglucosaminyltransferase yields the protein MIGYFILLHRFPEQFKRMFRAIYAPGNSYVIHVDKGSGPVFAADIAAFLKTYEGVELIESKQALWGGYSLVDAELRGMKRLLKMNRDWTHYINLSGQDFPLKSQAYIRSFLRAHPRRQFIRALDQRTMRPDTMNRVSHIFVEAIGRMFRTHLPRAFLKDATPYIGTQWKAVTRSFCHFAVHHPSAERFKIFYRRSFIPDEAFFQTLLMNSRGLGEVVNDDLRTIDWVPDGDIKLRPRTFVTADALRLTLSPDLFARKFDAEEDPAIFDLLEAHLETPAANIYASDRAAPPPPRSVGEDACMTDNAAEPHTPSPAGRKAARLRR from the coding sequence ATGATCGGCTATTTCATTCTCCTTCACCGCTTTCCCGAACAGTTCAAACGGATGTTTCGGGCGATCTACGCCCCCGGAAACAGCTATGTGATCCATGTCGACAAAGGCTCAGGACCCGTTTTTGCTGCAGACATCGCTGCTTTCCTGAAGACCTATGAAGGTGTCGAACTGATCGAATCGAAGCAAGCGCTTTGGGGTGGCTACAGCCTCGTCGACGCGGAGCTGCGCGGAATGAAGCGGCTGCTGAAAATGAACCGAGACTGGACGCACTACATCAACCTCAGCGGGCAGGATTTTCCGCTGAAGTCCCAAGCCTATATCCGATCCTTCCTGCGCGCCCATCCCCGCCGCCAGTTCATCCGCGCTCTCGACCAGCGGACAATGCGGCCCGATACGATGAACCGCGTCAGCCATATATTCGTCGAAGCGATAGGACGCATGTTTCGGACACACCTCCCCCGCGCTTTCCTGAAAGACGCGACGCCCTATATCGGCACCCAGTGGAAGGCCGTGACGCGCAGCTTCTGCCATTTCGCGGTCCATCATCCGAGCGCCGAGCGATTCAAGATATTCTACCGGCGAAGTTTCATCCCGGATGAAGCCTTTTTCCAGACGCTGCTGATGAACAGCCGCGGGCTTGGCGAGGTCGTGAACGACGATTTGCGCACGATCGACTGGGTTCCCGACGGCGACATCAAATTGCGGCCCCGCACCTTCGTCACGGCAGACGCGTTGCGGCTGACGCTGAGTCCCGACCTTTTCGCCCGCAAGTTCGATGCGGAAGAAGATCCAGCGATCTTCGACCTGCTGGAAGCCCATCTGGAAACCCCTGCAGCGAACATCTACGCGAGTGATCGAGCGGCGCCACCTCCACCCCGGTCCGTGGGCGAAGACGCATGCATGACCGACAACGCGGCCGAGCCGCACACGCCCTCGCCTGCAGGACGGAAAGCGGCCCGACTAAGGCGATAG
- the hemH gene encoding ferrochelatase — MNDDGPLVTARIGDRYEEADPARLPTGHPAVPVDRIGVLLVNLGTPDAPTSGAVRRYLAEFLSDRRVVELPSLIWQPILRGIVLAVRPRKSAHAYREIWTSEGSPLAAITRRQARALQASLGGDAVVAHAMRYGSGSIADGIDALLAAGCRRILVAPLYPQYCAATTASVGDAVQAHMARLRWQPALRILPPYYDDDRHVEALASSLGRAIGDLAFVPDTIVASFHGMPERTLHLGDPYHCMCLKTARRLGEVLGKSVVTSFQSRFGKAKWLTPATDITLKTLGREGRSVAVIAPGFAADCLETLEEIAIRGREQFLAAGGRHFAYVPCLNDSDAGMDMLTALIRSELSGWL, encoded by the coding sequence ATGAATGACGACGGGCCTCTGGTAACGGCCAGAATCGGCGACCGTTACGAAGAAGCGGATCCCGCCCGATTGCCAACGGGTCACCCCGCCGTGCCGGTCGACCGCATCGGCGTGCTTCTCGTAAACCTCGGCACGCCCGACGCGCCGACGAGCGGTGCGGTGCGGCGCTATCTCGCGGAATTTCTCTCCGACCGGCGCGTTGTCGAACTGCCCTCGCTGATCTGGCAGCCGATCCTCCGCGGGATCGTCCTTGCCGTTCGGCCGCGGAAATCCGCGCATGCCTACCGCGAAATCTGGACTTCAGAGGGCTCGCCGCTCGCGGCGATCACCCGCCGCCAGGCAAGGGCGCTTCAGGCTTCGCTCGGAGGTGATGCGGTGGTCGCGCATGCGATGCGCTATGGTAGCGGCTCGATCGCGGACGGCATCGACGCGCTTCTTGCGGCAGGATGTCGCCGCATTCTCGTTGCGCCTCTTTATCCTCAATATTGCGCCGCGACGACCGCAAGCGTTGGCGATGCCGTCCAGGCGCATATGGCGCGCCTGCGCTGGCAGCCGGCGCTGCGCATCCTTCCACCCTATTATGATGACGATCGCCATGTCGAGGCACTCGCGTCGTCGCTCGGACGTGCGATCGGTGACCTCGCCTTCGTACCCGACACGATCGTCGCGAGCTTCCACGGCATGCCGGAGCGCACTCTGCATCTTGGCGATCCCTATCACTGCATGTGCCTCAAGACCGCGCGTCGGTTGGGCGAGGTCTTGGGTAAGAGTGTCGTTACGAGCTTTCAGTCGCGCTTCGGCAAGGCCAAATGGCTGACACCGGCAACCGACATCACGCTCAAAACGCTCGGGCGCGAAGGCCGGTCGGTGGCCGTGATCGCGCCGGGGTTCGCCGCGGATTGCCTCGAGACCCTCGAGGAAATCGCTATCCGCGGGCGCGAGCAGTTTCTTGCCGCCGGCGGACGCCATTTCGCTTATGTGCCCTGTCTCAACGACAGCGATGCCGGGATGGATATGCTCACCGCCCTGATAAGAAGCGAACTTTCGGGCTGGCTTTGA
- a CDS encoding putative quinol monooxygenase, which yields MKILIQAVIDIDPETRGEALAGARGWIEGALAQPGCLAYAWTLDPHVATRIHVFEEWDGEATLAAHLAGPQYRGMLGHIGAFGVRASSSRKFAVSREGPVYNSHGVASAAFD from the coding sequence ATGAAGATCCTGATCCAGGCGGTCATCGATATCGATCCCGAGACGCGCGGAGAGGCGCTGGCGGGTGCGCGCGGATGGATCGAAGGCGCGCTCGCCCAGCCGGGTTGTCTCGCTTACGCCTGGACCCTTGATCCGCATGTGGCGACGCGCATCCACGTGTTCGAGGAATGGGACGGCGAAGCTACGCTCGCAGCGCATCTGGCCGGGCCGCAATACAGGGGAATGCTGGGGCATATCGGCGCATTTGGCGTGCGCGCGTCGTCGAGCCGCAAATTCGCGGTGTCGCGCGAAGGGCCCGTCTATAACAGCCACGGCGTGGCAAGTGCCGCTTTCGACTAG
- the trpB gene encoding tryptophan synthase subunit beta produces MTQESQPSDDLGHVPNSLRRQPDDRGHFGKFGGRFVPETLLPLILDLEREYRAAKRDPAFQAEFDDLLEHYVGRPSPLYFAPRLTSALGGAQIWFKRDELNHTGAHKINNCVGQILLAIRMGKTRIIAETGAGQHGVATATVCARFGLPCVVYMGAADIARQAPNVFRMKLLGAEVVPVTAGAATLKDAMNEALRDWVAHVEDTFYIIGTAAGPHPYPELVRDFQSVIGREARAQMLARAGRLPDLLVAAIGGGSNAIGLFHPFLDDPMVKMLGVEAAGHGLDKEHAASLAGGRPGILHGNKTYLLQDDDGQIVEGHSISAGLDYPGIGPEHAWLKEIGRVDYSSATDAEALEAFQLLCRTEGIIPALEPSHAVAAVVRIAPAMPKDSIIIVNMCGRGDKDIFSVAQHLGVEL; encoded by the coding sequence ATGACTCAGGAGTCGCAACCCTCCGACGATCTTGGCCATGTTCCGAACAGCTTGCGCAGGCAGCCGGACGACCGGGGGCATTTCGGGAAATTCGGGGGCCGCTTCGTCCCCGAAACGCTCCTGCCCCTCATCCTCGATCTGGAGCGCGAATATCGAGCCGCAAAGCGCGACCCGGCTTTCCAGGCCGAGTTCGACGACCTGCTCGAACATTATGTCGGCCGCCCCAGTCCGCTCTACTTCGCGCCGCGCTTGACGTCCGCGCTCGGCGGCGCGCAGATCTGGTTCAAGCGCGACGAACTCAATCACACCGGCGCCCACAAGATCAACAATTGCGTCGGTCAGATCCTGCTGGCAATCCGGATGGGCAAGACGCGCATCATCGCGGAAACGGGCGCGGGCCAGCACGGGGTGGCTACTGCAACCGTCTGCGCGCGCTTTGGCCTGCCCTGCGTCGTCTATATGGGCGCCGCCGATATCGCGCGCCAGGCGCCCAATGTCTTCCGCATGAAACTGCTGGGCGCCGAGGTCGTGCCGGTCACGGCCGGCGCCGCGACGCTGAAGGACGCGATGAACGAGGCGCTGCGCGACTGGGTCGCCCATGTCGAGGACACCTTCTACATCATCGGCACCGCAGCCGGTCCCCACCCCTATCCGGAGCTTGTGCGTGATTTCCAGAGCGTCATCGGAAGAGAAGCGCGGGCCCAGATGCTGGCCCGTGCCGGCCGCCTACCCGATCTCCTGGTCGCCGCGATCGGCGGCGGATCGAATGCGATCGGTCTCTTTCACCCGTTCCTCGACGACCCGATGGTCAAGATGCTCGGCGTCGAGGCCGCCGGCCATGGCCTCGACAAGGAACATGCCGCGTCACTGGCCGGCGGGCGTCCCGGCATTCTTCACGGCAACAAGACCTATCTACTGCAGGATGACGACGGGCAGATCGTCGAAGGCCATTCGATCAGCGCAGGTCTCGATTATCCCGGCATCGGCCCCGAGCATGCATGGCTCAAGGAGATCGGACGGGTGGACTATAGCTCCGCGACCGACGCCGAAGCGCTCGAGGCCTTCCAGCTTCTATGCAGAACAGAGGGTATCATCCCCGCGCTTGAGCCCAGTCACGCCGTCGCCGCGGTTGTCAGGATCGCGCCGGCGATGCCGAAAGATAGTATCATCATCGTCAACATGTGCGGACGCGGGGACAAGGACATATTCTCCGTGGCCCAGCATCTCGGCGTGGAACTTTGA
- a CDS encoding response regulator, translating to MMIRVFLVEDDPLVAMMLEGYLDVLGHEMVVTAATVAEALDLVAKRDFDLAILDVHLADGKTSEAVASALSVAGKAFIATSGDATIMAAEFDGRPVLRKPFRIAELERAIAAIMG from the coding sequence ATGATGATAAGGGTGTTTCTTGTAGAAGACGATCCGCTGGTGGCGATGATGCTTGAGGGGTATCTCGACGTGCTTGGACACGAGATGGTGGTAACCGCAGCGACCGTCGCGGAGGCGCTGGATCTCGTCGCGAAGCGAGATTTCGACCTCGCAATATTGGATGTTCACCTTGCCGATGGCAAAACGAGCGAGGCGGTTGCTTCCGCGTTGAGCGTTGCCGGGAAGGCTTTCATAGCGACGAGCGGAGATGCGACGATCATGGCGGCTGAATTTGATGGCCGGCCAGTTCTTCGCAAACCTTTCAGGATTGCCGAGCTCGAACGGGCAATCGCTGCTATAATGGGGTAG
- a CDS encoding DUF1993 family protein, with product MLRLQSRLWVRDWIMPNFYFHATMAYAPLRNAGLAIGKMDFMPPMARHQVAPE from the coding sequence ATGCTAAGGCTGCAATCGCGGCTTTGGGTCCGCGACTGGATCATGCCAAATTTCTACTTTCATGCGACGATGGCTTACGCGCCGCTGCGCAACGCAGGTCTTGCCATAGGCAAGATGGATTTCATGCCGCCCATGGCCCGTCACCAAGTCGCGCCCGAATAA
- a CDS encoding fasciclin domain-containing protein, producing the protein MAISRISLSLAAAALALAGGIAAAKNPMVGGAAMYETKTIVENAANSKDHTTLVAAVKAAGLAETLSGAGPFTVFAPTNAAFAKLPAGTVDTLLKPENKAMLTGILTYHVVPGRLTATDIAAQAKANGGKAVLTTVQGAKLTVWEKDGSWYVSDAKGGTAKIGPADVLQSNGVIHVIDTVLLPA; encoded by the coding sequence ATGGCTATTTCCCGTATCTCTCTTTCGCTCGCCGCAGCAGCGCTTGCGCTCGCCGGCGGCATCGCGGCCGCCAAGAACCCGATGGTCGGCGGCGCCGCGATGTATGAGACCAAGACCATCGTCGAAAATGCCGCCAATTCGAAGGATCACACGACACTCGTCGCGGCGGTCAAAGCCGCTGGCCTCGCCGAGACCCTTTCGGGAGCGGGCCCCTTCACGGTCTTTGCGCCCACCAACGCTGCCTTTGCCAAGCTCCCCGCCGGCACCGTCGACACGCTGCTCAAGCCGGAGAACAAGGCGATGCTGACGGGCATCCTGACGTACCATGTCGTGCCGGGCCGCCTGACCGCGACCGATATTGCCGCGCAGGCCAAAGCCAATGGCGGCAAGGCCGTGCTCACCACGGTGCAGGGCGCCAAGCTCACCGTCTGGGAGAAGGATGGCAGCTGGTATGTGAGCGACGCCAAGGGCGGCACGGCGAAGATCGGCCCCGCCGACGTTCTTCAGTCGAACGGCGTGATCCACGTCATCGACACCGTGCTGCTTCCCGCCTGA
- a CDS encoding response regulator — protein MFNSRRILIVEDEPFVVIELVEAVERSGGAVVGPVPTVAEALALLDQHKIDAAILDVQLLDGEISPVALRLIEQGTPLVFQTGTGLPVVLVELDIELAVVLKPVAPMIILELLLAEIMRQTARQVG, from the coding sequence ATGTTCAATTCCCGGAGAATTTTGATTGTAGAAGACGAGCCGTTCGTCGTGATCGAACTCGTTGAGGCGGTCGAGCGATCAGGAGGCGCGGTCGTCGGCCCCGTTCCAACAGTTGCCGAAGCGCTGGCGCTGCTCGATCAGCATAAGATCGACGCGGCCATCCTCGACGTCCAGTTGCTCGACGGCGAAATCTCGCCCGTTGCTCTCCGGCTCATCGAGCAGGGCACACCGCTCGTATTTCAGACCGGAACGGGTCTTCCGGTCGTGCTCGTCGAACTCGATATTGAGTTGGCCGTCGTCCTGAAGCCCGTCGCTCCGATGATCATACTCGAATTGCTATTAGCCGAGATCATGAGGCAAACCGCCCGGCAGGTCGGTTAG
- a CDS encoding winged helix-turn-helix domain-containing protein, translating to MAGSSSSRRRRRLWTFAGAEFDEASWALRVDGHVVALEGKPLEVLHELLLRAGEVVTKDEILDAVWPGLNVVEGSLPTAISKLRKALGGRQDNIIETVPRVGYRLTCTVKIASVKSPLAPRFTFAVGDAVPGRRQWRLAEPLGDTGAEDVWLASHEKTGERRVFKFADAPDRLRALKREAALSRVVFAGLGAAAPLPALLEWNFDASPYFIEYAYGGHDLTVWADEAGGLAAIPLQRRLAVAADICRAVAEVHGLGVLHKDLKPANILLAEGGNGQSVRLADFGSGRLLDDTVLDSFHITDPGSLDTDLGKDEPRSGTLAYRAPELTGDAMPTVKSDIYALGLILYQLAVGDFTATLGPGWEHRIPDPLLRDDIRHAAEVAPERRLGSAADLAHRLHHLDERRQAAASAAERAAFVAEQQRLEERRRMRRPWMRAAAASLVLGLIASSAFAVYAWTQRNRAVAAQQLADTGYSFIAEDVLASPDPARSAADETVIDAIKRASGNIDRRFAGSPAVAARLHLAVARAFHARSDFDTARAEYGRAEQLFARANEADSDDAVIGRLGRIHMESTSGQPERLEAAGRLLEAERRRIGPRGEKGRVGFALAQAEGAYGYMADIELAERAFRRAVTIGEAIGSDVPPTQLLKAKSSLVLVLMRLGRAKDAEPAARAIVAQSRRVRGDDHPDTLVTRQHWVNSLSMAGRDEEALRASGPLLAAMRARFGDNHRFTLALHSTRFESFAALGRYDDAAGEAERVWQGAAAQAGPQSHQALVGQNDYAVALCQTARRARGVAVAQDALSSAQRAFGADYPLAHVISFYTAECLIANRRYAEAGALLDGLDRQKAADLTGRPEFGAGVDLALAEIALARGDRPEAIRAFTAADKTLRTTKDATTRNRLAVLRRALVI from the coding sequence ATGGCTGGCAGCAGTTCGTCGCGGCGGCGTAGACGCCTTTGGACATTCGCGGGTGCCGAGTTCGACGAGGCGAGCTGGGCGCTGCGCGTCGATGGACATGTCGTCGCGCTCGAAGGCAAGCCGCTCGAGGTGCTTCACGAGCTGTTGCTGCGCGCGGGCGAGGTCGTCACAAAGGACGAAATCCTCGATGCGGTCTGGCCCGGCCTCAATGTGGTCGAAGGGTCACTGCCGACCGCCATCTCCAAGCTGCGCAAGGCGCTCGGCGGACGGCAGGATAACATCATCGAGACCGTGCCGCGCGTCGGCTACCGACTAACCTGCACCGTCAAGATCGCAAGCGTCAAATCCCCACTCGCGCCGCGCTTCACCTTCGCGGTCGGCGACGCGGTGCCGGGGCGCAGGCAATGGCGGTTGGCCGAGCCGCTCGGCGATACGGGCGCAGAGGATGTCTGGCTTGCCAGTCACGAGAAGACAGGCGAACGCCGTGTGTTCAAGTTTGCCGACGCACCCGACCGGCTGCGCGCGCTCAAGCGCGAGGCAGCTCTGTCACGCGTCGTCTTCGCCGGCCTTGGCGCCGCCGCCCCGCTGCCGGCGCTGCTGGAATGGAATTTCGATGCCTCTCCCTACTTTATTGAATACGCATATGGTGGTCACGACCTGACTGTCTGGGCGGATGAAGCGGGCGGGCTGGCGGCGATACCGCTGCAGAGGCGGCTGGCGGTCGCGGCGGACATTTGCCGCGCGGTCGCCGAGGTGCATGGTCTCGGCGTGCTCCACAAGGATCTGAAGCCCGCAAATATACTCCTTGCCGAGGGTGGGAACGGCCAATCCGTCAGGCTGGCCGACTTCGGCAGCGGGCGCCTGCTCGATGACACGGTGCTCGACAGCTTTCATATCACCGATCCCGGCTCACTCGACACCGACCTTGGCAAGGACGAGCCGCGTTCGGGCACGCTTGCTTATCGCGCTCCCGAGTTGACGGGCGATGCCATGCCGACCGTCAAAAGCGACATCTACGCGCTTGGTCTCATCCTCTATCAGCTCGCCGTGGGCGACTTCACGGCGACTCTGGGGCCCGGCTGGGAGCATCGCATTCCCGATCCGCTGTTGCGCGACGACATTCGCCATGCCGCCGAGGTCGCGCCTGAGCGCAGACTAGGCAGCGCCGCCGATCTGGCTCACCGCCTGCACCATCTCGATGAACGCCGGCAGGCCGCTGCAAGCGCCGCCGAGCGTGCCGCATTTGTTGCGGAGCAGCAGCGGCTGGAAGAGCGCCGGCGCATGCGCCGTCCGTGGATGCGCGCCGCGGCCGCCAGCCTCGTGCTCGGCCTGATCGCCAGCTCGGCCTTTGCCGTTTATGCATGGACGCAGCGAAATCGGGCAGTCGCGGCGCAGCAATTGGCCGACACCGGATACAGCTTCATCGCCGAAGACGTGCTGGCCAGCCCCGACCCAGCGCGCTCGGCCGCTGATGAGACGGTGATCGACGCGATCAAGCGTGCGAGCGGGAACATCGATCGGCGCTTTGCCGGTTCCCCGGCGGTCGCCGCGCGTTTGCACCTTGCCGTCGCGCGGGCGTTTCACGCGCGGTCGGATTTCGACACCGCACGCGCCGAATATGGTCGCGCCGAACAGCTGTTTGCCCGGGCGAACGAGGCGGACAGCGACGATGCCGTGATCGGGCGGCTGGGACGCATTCATATGGAATCGACCTCGGGTCAGCCCGAACGCCTCGAAGCGGCCGGGCGGCTGCTCGAGGCGGAGCGGCGGCGCATTGGGCCGCGCGGCGAGAAGGGAAGGGTCGGCTTTGCCCTGGCGCAGGCTGAAGGCGCGTACGGCTATATGGCGGATATCGAACTCGCCGAGCGCGCCTTTCGCCGCGCCGTCACCATCGGCGAAGCAATTGGGTCGGATGTACCGCCCACGCAGCTTCTCAAGGCGAAGTCGTCGCTGGTTCTTGTCCTGATGCGGCTTGGCCGGGCCAAGGATGCCGAACCCGCCGCGCGGGCCATTGTCGCGCAATCCCGGCGCGTGCGCGGAGACGATCATCCCGACACACTGGTTACCCGTCAGCACTGGGTCAACAGTCTTTCCATGGCGGGCAGGGATGAAGAAGCGCTGCGTGCGAGTGGGCCTTTGCTTGCGGCAATGCGCGCGCGGTTCGGCGACAATCATCGTTTTACCCTTGCGCTTCATTCCACCCGCTTTGAGAGCTTTGCCGCGCTCGGTCGCTATGACGATGCAGCTGGTGAAGCTGAACGTGTCTGGCAAGGCGCTGCGGCGCAGGCTGGCCCCCAATCGCATCAGGCGCTCGTTGGGCAGAATGACTATGCCGTTGCCCTGTGTCAGACCGCCCGGCGTGCTCGCGGCGTCGCTGTCGCGCAAGACGCACTGTCGTCAGCGCAACGCGCTTTCGGCGCGGACTATCCGCTGGCGCACGTCATCAGCTTCTACACGGCGGAATGTCTCATCGCCAATCGCCGCTATGCCGAAGCGGGCGCGCTGCTGGACGGCCTCGACAGGCAGAAGGCCGCTGATCTCACCGGACGACCGGAGTTCGGTGCGGGAGTCGATCTCGCCTTGGCTGAAATCGCGTTGGCGCGTGGCGATCGTCCGGAGGCGATACGCGCGTTTACAGCTGCCGATAAAACGCTTCGTACCACAAAAGATGCGACGACTCGCAACCGCCTGGCGGTACTGCGGCGGGCGTTGGTTATTTGA